The stretch of DNA TCGCATTTTATTCGTTGTTCTCCATCATCAGCTATGGCATATGGAGTGGAGCCTATGTGAGTCATTATGGTCAATGATAATGTTTACGATCTGTCTATGTgctagagttgtctgctcataaCACTAGCCATAAAAACAATACAATTGTGAATTGTAAGTATATAAATAGAAAGtgagttattttgcaaaagagataaacaaaattaaaatacacatataatttcattttaattttaattaaaataaaataatttcattttaatttcagATTAGTTTCATGTAATCTTATTATAATTCTAAATTTCCAGTTTACTCATCTTTCTCTTCAGCCTGTTAGTAATAAaacaactagtaataataattaaactttGAAAAGTTGGAGACTTGATGCTTACTGTTCATCTATTAATAACTGTGTCAAAGATGTACACGAACACCTTTACTGGTTCTGCACTTATAGCTAGAAAAAACAACGGCGTATGTTTCAATCAATAGGTGTATATTTGCTTTGCTTGAAATACGGAGAATAGCATGCATAATCAAAAAAGTGCAAAGTAACTTGACGGTCTGCTCCTTCTGCCTGGCTTTTATATACTGCTTATTGAGTGCTCCGGCTCCACCTTCTTCCAAGTTAGTCCTGGATCGGTGGTAGTTCCGAGCTAATCCAGATAATATAAAGAATAAGAAACTTTGTTTCTGCATTAAATAATCTTAAAATTTAGAAGAAACAtcttatattaaaaaaaagaaaaattcacAATGAggaaaagttagaaaaaatcattttatttgcaagaaatacaatacatgtatatacgagCTTTGTTTGTGGTAGAAAAGTGGGTTCAAATTAGATTTTACATCTATTGAATCTCATAAAGCTTTCCAAGTGCATTTGCTTCCTCTAGTCCTCACAAACCAATAAAGTTTGTACTCTGCTACTTGTCTTCTTGCTGCCAAGGTCAACCAAATTGTGATGATTGCTGCCTGTATTTGGTTCTTGTATGGTTAAGcttgaaacaaacaaaatttgaaaacacgTGCTTCCTTTCTGAGGCAGCAACCCAGTTGATATGAAACTAACATAACATATTAACATTGTTCTAGTATCTGGTTTGGATGAATGGATGGTGACAATGAATCGAGTTCTCGTTAGTTGGTGTTCACTTTATTTGTTTAATTCATCCGATTGTGCATACGTACATCTAAACTAGATCCTAAAACACTGCCAATTGTTAGGAGATCTGCTCCGAATACTAGTACAACTTGCCCCAGTTTAAGTAGGTGAGATATTAATGACTACCTGTTATGAATCATATAGCATTTGTTAATTCAGGTATTCCTTATGTTGAACACTTGCACCTTCTCAAGTAATCTTTTCAGGTGGCCTCACAAACCAGCTAATGAATATTGTTAGaaaataaactgtttatattagcTGAAGTCATAAATACTCTCACAGCTTGTGATGAAAAGCTAAGCTTGTTAGTCTAAGGAGAGataataataatgcttgtagcaaATCTGAAACAGACATATTAGCATATAACACACTAACGTAATCTAATTAATGCTCTGGAGCTGTTACCATTATTTTGAGAATTAATTCCTTTTCCAAAACACATAATTTAAGTTTAGCTAAAGATGAGCCTTTATACAAAAATGGCTCCAAGCTGAAGCTCTGTGCAGTTTAGTTACGCTGTAATGTTAGTTATGCTAGTTATGTTAGTTATGTTAGTTAATAAAAATTTCCATTTCCagtagttttaaaatttattgctaTGTTATACCCCATTTGAACAAGGGCAAAACTTTCTACGAAGcgaatgaaattattttataagttaAAACAAGATAACACTATTGAAGTTCAACTCAACTTGGTATGTAGCCTAAATTCTAATAGGGTTTTTATTTACAATCGAATATTTAGTTGGGTTTCTAGAAAATGTAAATGTTTCATAATAcaaatgaaaactaaaaaaatttagaTAGAGTACTTGTTTTGGCAAGCCTATCTTAGGCACCTTAGATATATCTTGAGTGCTAATCTTGAGTTGGGATATACATATCCCATTCAAGATAAGTACTTAAGGTATATAACagttactacatgtacatattgtacatatacttaaatatatatatttgtatataaaacatTCTGAATAAAATTAGTTTGGTTATGCTGTAATGCTAGTTATGCTGTTGCACAAGTAATTTTGTAGTGAGTACATAGTTTCACAGCTCTAATTTTTGTCCAACTTTTGGTACACTTGTTTGCCAACAACATTGAATAACAATAGACTGAACTGAACACTTCTGACATTGAATCTTGCGACAGATTCAACAACCTAAAGTACATTTCCACAAAAGTTCTAATTAGGTTACAACACTGAAGACACTGAACTACTGACCACCACTTTAACTACACGTGAGGTTAGTTTATGCACCAGATCTGAGGCTTTGAACATAAACTCTCTCAAATAAATATGAAAGTAAGCTTGCATCAGGCTATGTTATTCACTCTTGCGGAACTTTGAAGCTGTAAGTAAAAAAGGAACATTAacacatattttactaactttcactttatttacagtttattattgttGGAGGAATTGGACTCGGTGCTGTCAAGTATAATACTGAAGGTTGGGTAAGTAGTTTTCCATCAAAGAGTAGTGTACCTGAATATGATGTAAGACTATAACAATCATTATATTCAGATTTCAGATTACCGAAATGAATACTATTATGTTTTCCATATATGTACTGTTTCGTTAAACTCTTGTTGTCTCTTAGATTAATATTTACCTCGTATATGAGTATTACAGTGCAGATGGactttattaaatttcaaaatttaaaatttgctaTTGAAGTTGTACTTTATCATCAGTAAAATTAttgttgtaattttttgttAGAGCAATAAttggaaataaataaaattttgatcgGTATGGGCACTCAACGGTGTTAAACATTTCAGCAATGAAATCTGAAATTTGCCTAATCAAAGCGAAACTTAAATATCATGGATTAAACTGAAgatgtgttttatttttagtacaaacTAGACCAAACAATGAGGCCTATTGAGTCCAAATATATCATCTTCTTGTGCTTTTGGTAATAGTTGAGGCTGCAAAGCCTATTTGTAGCTGTGAATTAGGTCTACTTAGTTCCAAGTATTTTCTATTTTagaattgttttatatttttaaaatagctgTAATCAAACATAGTAACAATATGTAgtatttgtacatatacatgtaaataatctgattttattgtagatcactTCCACTATGGTCCTTAACATCATCAGCTCAACCCTATTCTTTCCAACACTAATTGCGTTGGCTTTTATTGGCCTGATTTTAAATACTTCTGGCTGTGGAAGCTACAGCTCCAATTTTTGCTCAGTAAgtgttaattttttaaataggaTTATGGTGTGTTTCTCACTAGTTGTAGAACTAAGGCTAAGCAGTATGAGTAAACACTATGCATCAATAACCAGCAAGCAAAAGTGTTTTGAAATGTCCTGAACATGATAAACATTTGATGAACATTTTTATTCagtatttagttatttatttatactCTGTACCGTTAATAATAATAGGCCAATGCTCTTTAGACTGATAGACTGATATTTGAGCTGATTTATGTGGAATATATCTGAGAATTTCTTGGCTGATTTTTGATACGATAGTTGACTGATCTTGGCTGATATTTGATATGATATTTGGCTGATATTGGCTGATGTtttatatgatatgatatttgGCTGATATTGGGTGATATTTGATACGGTGTGATATCTGGCTGATATTAGCTGATCTTTGACATGAGAATAGTTGGCTAATACTTGCACCAGTTTGTTTGAAATTATCTTATCTTTGAACTTAAATGAGAATCTCTTTTAAAACAGACTGCTCAACTTGCTTGCAGGCAACAAATGGTGCTTTGACTCTTAATGGTCTACTGATGCTGATTTCTATTGCTGAGCTGGTAATCACAATATGGAGCGCCGCACTCTGCTGTGGAGCTGTCTGTAGTTGCTGCCTCCCAGTCCACTCGAACCAACAGCAGCGTAAAATTTACCCTGGAACTGTGCCGGTCAATCAGGTCAACTCGGAAGGCTACCAAGCTACAACAGCTGATCCAGTTCCATCAGGtaaatattttatcttttacAGATCtacaactgcaacagttatatatactagttctCTGGCAGTCCCGTGTCTTGTGAGATCTCAACGTATGTAATCAGTATGCGCATAATTATTTCTAGATGTTGCAAGGTTCTAGTGACGCCAATGCTAGCTCTCTTGGTTGCACAGCCAGATATATGAGTTCAACTCCTGTGCGTTGCCtttttttcctaacactctaAGTATGGTTTCAGACAGATGGATTGACAAatacagctttttattataataaaaattgctttaaacaaggttgacttgcaacaaaattcacattacagttatttggtatcaaaagattcaccatgttttactctgttgtgttgtaggtaccaaatatgtggaaatgcgattacaagctcttaaaagctcataaacgaaacgtcgccgtagattggaatctgtttaattctctgacatagtcatgacagtttggctattgtcttgtcacgtgatgttatcacgtgaattgaaaggctaataaaaagctcaatataaaacttatcgtagcactaatttatggcaaacactccgagttttaccgaaaaccccgtatcaaatatagatgctcgctgctTTTCAGTTccgtttcggcttgatctaatcgtcaagtcgtaatctgatcatgtgacccaatactttgcaaataatttttgctgcacttttcgattatcacaggggACCAACAGGTTCATTatgattatcaaacaatgatatgtactcctttgaggtaaggttggaaaattaaatgaatttttacggtaagttataagatatgactgctaaaagtgacagcattacaatgacaataaaacagacgcgtaagaacaatagacatggttttattgaatacgtaaagtatgtttgtgaaagtatttcgacgaataaggttgcatgaaagtgtaaacagaaaccatctaccaagttacgtcacatttgagccgttttcgagagagaatccaaactacggcgatctcgtgtggctgcgattaactgttcgtttttttagcttttaagagcttgtaatcacaatcccacatatttggcgcctacaacacaacagagtaagacatggtgaatcttttgatgtcaaataactgtaatgtgaattttgttgcaagtcaacctttaaagattgtGGGACTTATTTAAGAGAAGATAATTTAATTGCATTTAAAATTCAATTCTCCTCTTTATTAACTTATtatcaaacattaaaacaagtCAGGAATTTGCTTCTAAAACCCTTTTGCTACTTAAGGAGAGGTAACAGAGCTGAATCAGAACTATACAATACAActttttgtataaaatgaatcattcaaaaagttgttaatataatTGTGTAACTGCTTTATAGTTATTGACGCATTAACTTTGAAACTTGTTTTTTATAAGGGAAGGCAACTACTAATTTCATCATTACCGTTTAAgcaacatatatttttattccaTTTTAGCTCCAACACCGGAAAACGAATTTTATGAtgatgagcagacaactccaaaccaaGATTGTCAACTTTCTGCACCCCAGCAACCCTAGTTAACAGGTTTAGCAAGATAAAgctattttcaaataaatattatagtaaatattataaattatatagatCCAAATATTAACAATAGCAGGAAACATTGCCATTAAATCTTAGCCAGAGTGCACATAAATTTGTCTTCTAGCAAGAAattcatatttttatacatatttttcaaCCTAGCAAAACAATGTTCTGTTTCTGGGAAACACTGCATagtatgtttttaaattttgatttatattgACAAGTGTTTACAAATACATGAGCCATTACTCTGCTATCACGTTTGTTGATTTTTTATGAGCAGGTAATTTCCTACTCTACTACTGAtgcaaaaaaagtttaaactaGTGTAGGAGTTGCTTGCTCCTTTTGTACTGATTTGTACTTTTTGTGCTAAATTTGTGCAAGAGATTTCATTATTAATctgttttattttactgtttgtgtcAATTCTTGTTAGAAAGTTGTTGCCTTGTACTGTAACTTTGGAGATGCCGGTTTTGTCGCTGACACCCAACTTGGCACAGCGATTTTAGTTAGATGCTTTTTCTAGTATCACCAATGGTCCTTATGTGGCTTGAACCACTGACTTATTGATCATAAATCGGCGTCCTAACCACTGAACCATGGCTGCTAACAATACTTAACGCAGCAAAACAATATTACTgcatgtaaaacaaaaaaaatgaacCACAGTTCTGCTTAGTCTGCTAAATCTCTTGATATTAGCCTTGTTTCTAATCCTAGAATTATTAGCTTCGGCTGATTGgataaatttgaaaaatgatAACCTTTTCGCTAAAAGATAATCTCAAGCGATTCTAAAGTAATTTCTGGTTGCAACTTTctattttcaattttgaaatGATAAGATCGCAATGGCAAAAGCATACGAGTCTACAGCACCAGGGATTCcaaggcggtcacccatccatgTATTATCCTGGCTCAACATTTGCTTAGCTTTAAAAACAAATCCCTAAGTTCAGCCagaaaataattttcaatagcTAGTTCTGTTTTATAAGAGATGTGTAAATGGATTTAGATGAGCtgacataacaataactttGTAAAAGAACTAATGAACCTACATGTAAGAAAATACAGTACTACAAGTGACTATGCCCAGCGTAAAGTACAATGGCGTGGGTGTGCTGGCAAACTGCTAGGGTCAACTCTACGTCAGACACAATGTTTTATCGTTTGAGCGCAGACTGCGGCTTTTACAATCTCACTGCTGGTTCAGTAAATACTTAAAACAAATGACTATAAAGATCTACAGCAATACAAATGGAATGGATATTGGCAAACAGGCTTTTAGGGAGCTGATAGGCAGGTGGATATCTGTTTCTTTTTATAACATATCTGTTATGTTATGTATTATTTGTATAACACATCATATATGCTAGACGCATACAAAGTACACTGATTTGGTCAGCACAGTGTTGAACACAAAGTTTTATCATCTGAGCACACACTGCAGCTTTTAAATTTTGATTGCCTGCTCAGTAGGTATTTAGTATAAACAATCATAAAGATCTATATcattacaaataaaattgaaattggaaaattggATTTTGAGGTGATAATAGGTACGAAGTCGTTCGTTTCTTTTATAGtttatgtacatgcatacaaaGTACAGTTTAATTTGCAGTTGTTGCACTTAGGAACatatttgtagattttatttttatatatttatatgttatgtCACCAAATCTGGTCTAAAATTCTATAACTGCAAACCAATCTTTTACCGTGCAGCAATAGAAACCATTGTTGACTTTGAATTTGTTTGCTGTTCGTTCTTCTTAGAAGTATAGGATTATGTGCAGGAAAGCGCGAGACATAGTTTTAACTAAGTGATATGTAATACAGAAATCTAGCAGTGAAAGACATAATATAAAAGCATTGTAAATGTACCTTCAGCTTCTACATAAAAGCAGAATTGcgtatttattacatattattttaatCAAAGTGTCATTACAGACAGTATAACTATGGAGTGCATTTGTAAAGTTTTGTGATATTCACACTACAaaaacatgtttagtatgtcaacttacatgtttagtatgtcagttcacatgttttacaTGTCAAGATTCATGTTTACTATGTTAACCTGCATGTTTAGTACGCTAACCTTTATGTTTTGTATTGCGCAACACGCATGTTTGTTATCCCACCGCGAACCATGTTTGATATGCCAGTATTCATGTTTGTTATtctaacttttattttatatgcgatcaTCTTTTTGTTACATTTCGAACAAATGCTCCTAAGCAATTTCGCTCTTGTTTACACGTAGCCTGCAGTCCATCGATAAATTGTTGGCCAACTTGGAGAATTTCGATCAATTAGACTGAGGACCACAAGCTAGACACTTGTTATTTTCTCGAAATGTAACAGAGCGGAAGTCGCATATAAAATAGTGTGAGCTTAGATTATAATGTATTGCTTTCATAATTTATACAGGATGAGAGGGACGTACAGATGATTGTGGGATAAAAATAGTAAACATATAATGGTCACatttaggagttgtcctctcttgcCCATGTGTTCATAGTGGAGGCAATTACTTAACATGCGGGCCTGATAAAAATTGATCATGGGCCGCATATGGGCGCCGGGCCGGATTTTGGACATGACTGCTATATATCATCAGAAGTTATTCAGCTAGTAAAGTTGAATACGATAAGGATTCTAAAtataatcaaaattaaaaatgaacttacacaaaattttagtagattttatcagaaagtgtcggtatttttctattgtttgttattgtttttgatgtttgaagtgattcAGCTGcaaagatgtttcaagattaaaatcaactaaacttgattgcagttagaatgctcagattcaagcgaaagtgcaattataaCATTTATAGGTATTCTTCGGTAACGAGACAGGACAGAATGGAGGCGCGTAAGATTGCAACTTGAACGTGATATCAATATCACGTTCAAGTTGCAGATATCAATGATGAGAGAGAAAGGCAGCTGCCCAATTAGTGATACCATTGTGGCACCCAGTCAACCCATACCGTCACATGAAGCCTGCGGTTCCCGCATCACGGTCatgtaaaaaatgaaaacacaaaCCATGAAGACCTCGAAACCTTTTATTGACGTAAAATCAACATTTATATCTTAAATCTTTACTCAGAAATAGACATTAATTGAGTTGGCTGAAGTCACACAAAAGTATCTGAATTATTCGGCTCAATCTGAATTACTTTACATCAAAAGTAATCATGTTTAAAAAGTGATACCACTTTTGTAAATTAGTTGTAAACTGAGAATTTGCTCGGTGAGATTGCAATTTGCTTCAAAAATGTGCAAATATTTGTGATAACTCACAAAGACAGTATCATCTGCTTATGCAAAGCTTCTGGCAGTACATCtgagaaaacaatttatataaacTAGAAATAATACTGGAGCGATAAAGATTCTTGTGGAACACAAACATCTAACACTGGAGGAATGAGAGATTTTTGTGAAACGTATACATCtgtttttgaaatttgattCAAAACAATTTCTTGAACTCATTTGCTACTCAGGCATTCAGTTTCTTAAAAAGCCTGTGTGTTTTGGAAAATGTTAAAATGCATAAAATTAAATTGCGACCACTAATCTATGTCAAAAAGAACCTGAGcaattttcttatttttcactGCGCTATAATACTGGCTACATTTATATATCCAACTTGCTCGTAGACACAATCCCAGCTTGGCATTCACCAAAATAATCCATGAAGCAAGTTGATCTTTGTTTAAACAATCTTTCCAGGTGAGTATTGGTAGACGCGAGAACGTACAACTAAAAACCCATCGATTACGTACTACAGCACAGGATATCAAAAGCTTGCAAAagaaaaatctaaaaatttagGCAGATGCAAGCCATGCAAGCTTCAACATACACACTAGGAGGTAATTATCTATAACAAGATGATACCACGTATGCTTTTAGATTTTGTAGTGCAACACCATAGAATGCcacaattttataattattgtaagtTTATTGAGATGACAAGATTTTTACATGGAACATGAACATTGTAAAGCAAAATActgcataaaattattataCAATACAAAGCCAAAGCAACATCCGAGCCGTGCCACGATGTTGTCATTTCGATAGAGGATGTAGAACTGTTTAGTATTCCTCTCCCTCTTCTTCTCCTTCGCCTTCGACGGAATCAACACCGACCTCTTCGTAGTCCTTCTCAAGAGCGGCCAAATCTTCACGGGCCTCGGAGAACTCTCCTTCCTCCATTCCCTCTCCAACGTACCAGTGGACGAAGGCACGCTTGGCGTACATGAGATCGAACTTGTGGTCAAGACGGGCCCATGCCTCGGCGATGGCAGTGGTGTTGCTCAACATGCAGACAGCTCTCTGGACCTTGGCAAGGTCACCGCCTGGCACAACCGTTGGTGGCTGGTAGTTGATGCCGACCTTGAAACCGGTTGGGCACCAGTCTACAAACTGGATGGTTCTCTTGGTCTTGATGGTGGCAATGGCAGCATTGACATCCTTGGGAACGACATCACCTCTGTACAACATGCAGCAGGCCATGTACTTGCCGTGACGTGGGTCGCATTTCACCATCTGGTTGGCTGGCTCGAAGCAAGCGTTGGTGATCTCAGCAACGGAGAGCTGCTCGTGGTAAGCTTTCTCGGCAGAGATGACTGGGGCATAGGTGGCCAGAGGGAAATGGATACGGGGATAGGGCACCAAGTTGGTCTGGAACTCAGTAAGATCGACGTTGAGGGCACCATCGAATCGGAGAGAAGCGGTGATGGAAGAGACGATCTGGGCAATCAGCCTGTTTAGGTTGGTGTAGGTTGGCCTCTCAATGTCAAGGTTTCGTCGGCAGATGTCATAAATAGCCTCGTTGTCGACCATGAAAGCGCAATCGGAATGCTCAAGGGTGGTGTGGGTTGTTAGGATGGAGTTGTATGGCTCAACAACAGCAGTCGAGATCTGAGGAGCTGGGTAGACAGCGAACTCAAGCTTTGACTTTTTGCCGTAGTCAACGCTGAGACGCTCCATCAACAGAGAAGTGAAACCGGATCCAGTGCCACCGCCGAAGGAATGGAAGATGAGGAATCCCTGGAGTCCAGTACACTGGTCAGCCAGCTTCCTGATTCGGTCGAGGACGAGGTCGACAATCTCCTTGCCAATGGTGTAATGACCACGGGCGTAGTTGTTGGCAGCATCTTCTTTGCCAGTGATGAGCTGCTCTGGGTGGAACAGCTGTCGGTAGGTGCCAGTTCGAACCTCATCTAGTAACGAGTTCAAAtattgtatattcatatatattaacTAAGTGAGCGGTTTGGAAACAAATCTAcaaagcaaatataaaaacaataaagaGACAACTCACCGACAACAGTTGGCTCTAAGTCAACAAAGACAGCTCTTGGCACGTGCTTGCCAGCGCCAGTTTCGCTGAAGAAGGTGTTGAAGGAATCATCACCACCTCCGATGGTCTTGTCAGAGGGCATCTGACCATCTGGCTGGATTCCATGCTCAAGGCAGTACAACTCCCAGCACGCGTTACCGATCTGGCAACCAGCTTGTCCGACGTGGATAGAGATACACTCACGCTATAACCAAGTAGAAAAAACATTGCTAACCAAAGGAATAGCAAATTCATAAACTAGGCTCACACCAACCGGTTGCAATATGGAACTTGATAACTAATGTTAGCAGCTTACCATGATTT from Watersipora subatra chromosome 2, tzWatSuba1.1, whole genome shotgun sequence encodes:
- the LOC137388437 gene encoding uncharacterized protein, translated to MEQDQQQQMQPPQPSLQHPQQALQEPQQQSPPPPPEHSPQQLPSQPPDQLPEQPPERPPEQPPLLPSQSPQQPLQQLSQQPPQQQVPTQPGVKIVTENTQREGYKLKRTALTLMKGLSIAQFVMGGFCMLIGIILLPVEAIAFYSLFSIISYGIWSGAYFIIVGGIGLGAVKYNTEGWITSTMVLNIISSTLFFPTLIALAFIGLILNTSGCGSYSSNFCSATNGALTLNGLLMLISIAELVITIWSAALCCGAVCSCCLPVHSNQQQRKIYPGTVPVNQVNSEGYQATTADPVPSAPTPENEFYDDEQTTPNQDCQLSAPQQP
- the LOC137386935 gene encoding tubulin alpha-1A chain-like: MRECISIHVGQAGCQIGNACWELYCLEHGIQPDGQMPSDKTIGGGDDSFNTFFSETGAGKHVPRAVFVDLEPTVVDEVRTGTYRQLFHPEQLITGKEDAANNYARGHYTIGKEIVDLVLDRIRKLADQCTGLQGFLIFHSFGGGTGSGFTSLLMERLSVDYGKKSKLEFAVYPAPQISTAVVEPYNSILTTHTTLEHSDCAFMVDNEAIYDICRRNLDIERPTYTNLNRLIAQIVSSITASLRFDGALNVDLTEFQTNLVPYPRIHFPLATYAPVISAEKAYHEQLSVAEITNACFEPANQMVKCDPRHGKYMACCMLYRGDVVPKDVNAAIATIKTKRTIQFVDWCPTGFKVGINYQPPTVVPGGDLAKVQRAVCMLSNTTAIAEAWARLDHKFDLMYAKRAFVHWYVGEGMEEGEFSEAREDLAALEKDYEEVGVDSVEGEGEEEGEEY